One window of Neptuniibacter halophilus genomic DNA carries:
- the flgB gene encoding flagellar basal body rod protein FlgB: MAISFDAALGIHDDALLHRARRAEVLANNIANADTPNFKARDLEFAHALENASKLQVKQTATSPGHKTELLEPDLAADMMFRIPNQASVDGNTVELQQEMARYTENSLDYQTSFQFLNRKFTGLKSAIKGE; the protein is encoded by the coding sequence AGCTTTAGGTATTCATGATGACGCTTTGCTCCATCGGGCACGCCGTGCCGAGGTGCTGGCGAATAATATTGCCAATGCAGATACGCCAAACTTCAAAGCGCGGGATCTTGAGTTTGCCCATGCACTGGAAAATGCGTCTAAGCTGCAGGTAAAGCAGACGGCCACTTCGCCGGGCCACAAAACTGAACTGCTCGAACCGGATCTGGCTGCGGATATGATGTTCCGCATTCCAAATCAGGCCTCCGTAGATGGCAACACCGTAGAGCTGCAGCAGGAGATGGCGCGCTACACCGAAAACTCGTTGGATTACCAAACCTCTTTCCAGTTTCTGAACCGTAAATTTACGGGGCTGAAATCAGCTATCAAGGGTGAATAA
- the flgC gene encoding flagellar basal body rod protein FlgC, which translates to MSLSNVFGIAGSAMNAQTIRLNTTASNLANAESVSSSVDETYRARKPVFAVQQVDPLAEPDNESGIAAGQGVQVLGIVESEAELRKEYNPAHPMADDQGFVYYPNVNVVEEMADMISASRSFQINTEILNTAKQMLQQTIRLGQQ; encoded by the coding sequence ATGTCATTAAGTAATGTTTTCGGTATTGCCGGCTCTGCGATGAATGCGCAGACAATCCGTCTGAATACCACCGCAAGTAACCTGGCCAATGCTGAAAGTGTCAGCTCCAGTGTGGATGAGACTTACCGTGCCAGAAAACCTGTTTTTGCGGTTCAGCAGGTAGATCCGCTGGCAGAGCCTGATAACGAATCGGGCATTGCTGCGGGGCAGGGCGTGCAGGTGCTTGGCATCGTTGAGAGTGAAGCTGAGCTGCGAAAAGAATATAACCCTGCGCATCCCATGGCGGATGATCAGGGGTTCGTTTATTACCCGAATGTGAATGTCGTGGAAGAGATGGCGGATATGATCTCCGCTTCGCGCTCTTTCCAGATTAATACTGAAATTTTGAATACTGCTAAGCAGATGCTGCAACAGACGATCCGTCTGGGCCAGCAATAA
- the flgH gene encoding flagellar basal body L-ring protein FlgH: protein MKSVILMVMSACLLLSGCVQKQVKPNNPEYAPVRPQALMQPKPQNGSIYNAATSINLYGDGRAHRVGDILTITLQESTSSQKSATTDIDKEGTTTLEQATAFGEPVTAFGKPVSFSLPTSTTEFSGDGSSDMSNNLSGNITVTVHDVLPNGTLLVKGEKWLTLNQGDEYIRISGMVRPQDISSDNTVVSTKLADARIAYSGTGAVHDSNVMGWMSRFFISAIWPF from the coding sequence GTGAAATCTGTAATCCTGATGGTGATGAGTGCCTGTCTGCTGTTGAGCGGTTGTGTACAGAAACAGGTAAAACCGAATAATCCGGAATACGCACCGGTGCGGCCGCAAGCGTTGATGCAGCCAAAGCCACAGAATGGATCGATCTATAACGCCGCTACCAGCATCAATTTATACGGCGATGGTCGGGCGCATCGGGTGGGAGATATCCTGACAATCACCCTGCAGGAAAGTACCAGCTCGCAGAAGAGTGCCACCACGGATATCGATAAGGAGGGCACCACCACTCTGGAGCAGGCAACGGCGTTTGGTGAACCCGTCACCGCATTTGGCAAACCGGTCAGTTTTTCCCTGCCGACCAGTACGACTGAATTCAGCGGCGATGGCTCTTCGGATATGAGTAATAACCTCAGCGGTAATATCACGGTGACAGTCCACGATGTTCTGCCTAATGGCACGCTGCTGGTCAAAGGTGAGAAGTGGCTGACCCTGAATCAGGGCGATGAGTATATCCGTATCAGCGGTATGGTTCGTCCACAGGATATCAGCTCCGATAATACTGTGGTTTCTACCAAGCTGGCGGACGCACGTATTGCCTACAGCGGTACCGGTGCGGTACATGATTCCAACGTGATGGGCTGGATGTCACGCTTCTTTATCAGCGCAATCTGGCCGTTCTGA
- a CDS encoding flagellar hook-basal body complex protein, producing MAGFNTAVTGLKAASTDLDVIGNNIANSSTVGFKTSRTEFGDIYATAVVGAGSSNVAGSGVTVTDIAQDFQAGTIEFTNNNLDLAINGSGFFQLDDGQGGVTYSRAGAFELNKDGFIVSKSGKFLQGYGLDTEGNRLPIGNLAVTQKESPPKATEEIDLSFNIDSREDAATLLADYDKDEPGSFTYSTTVRTFDSLGNEHTIKFNFAEARPFQAQQQVTGITTGESISGVTITGPAATPGTHMAELTGYNVGDVIDSSSGSSFFSELTDAINGDPRIQSITIDDNTDPVGFTIRFKAEYPEPDLVAISSGLTALEVDEIAANETHTFAFDAATAFGGVDSLQENTVIEVGGITISLAAGMTQDAVGQAITAVEANILDANPDVESVIYDNASNEVVVTYKAEAGDVNPGILVDANVGGGATNPIWDGTQPTIKQGDNSFMGVYRMYAYLNGTEQLDIGKALDPGEIGTGTEPGPILINFNPSNGLLNGINGETFSASAVVPTITITGADPADSTTVIELDVTNTTQFASESIVKSSAQDGYTKGDLIGVSFSETGEMVASFSNGQNQDLGVVAIATFENQSGLQPAGDTEWISTLTSGDAIVNPPGTGLNGTLRSAALEQSNVDLSAELVALIEAQRNFQANSKTIETQNTVTQAILQI from the coding sequence ATGGCAGGTTTCAATACAGCAGTAACCGGTCTAAAAGCAGCCAGTACAGACCTGGATGTGATCGGTAACAACATCGCAAACTCAAGTACCGTAGGTTTTAAAACCTCACGCACCGAGTTTGGTGATATTTACGCAACCGCAGTTGTGGGTGCAGGTTCCTCAAACGTGGCCGGCTCCGGTGTGACTGTTACGGATATCGCTCAGGATTTCCAGGCAGGTACCATTGAGTTCACCAATAACAACCTTGATCTGGCGATCAATGGTTCCGGCTTCTTCCAGTTGGATGATGGTCAGGGCGGTGTGACGTATTCTCGTGCGGGTGCGTTTGAGCTGAACAAAGACGGCTTTATCGTCTCCAAATCCGGTAAATTCCTGCAGGGTTACGGTCTGGATACCGAAGGGAACCGATTGCCGATCGGTAATCTGGCAGTAACCCAGAAGGAAAGCCCGCCAAAGGCGACCGAAGAGATTGATCTGTCGTTTAACATCGATTCCCGCGAAGACGCCGCAACCTTGCTGGCTGACTACGATAAAGATGAGCCAGGCTCCTTTACCTACAGTACGACAGTGCGAACTTTCGACAGTCTGGGTAATGAACACACCATCAAGTTTAACTTTGCCGAAGCGCGTCCTTTTCAGGCTCAGCAGCAGGTCACAGGCATTACTACAGGTGAATCTATTTCGGGTGTAACCATTACCGGACCGGCAGCAACACCGGGTACGCATATGGCCGAATTAACAGGTTACAACGTCGGTGATGTAATCGATTCTTCTTCTGGTTCATCTTTTTTCTCTGAACTGACCGATGCGATTAATGGTGACCCACGTATTCAGAGTATTACGATTGATGACAATACGGACCCTGTAGGTTTCACGATCCGCTTCAAAGCGGAGTACCCGGAGCCCGATCTGGTCGCTATATCATCAGGCCTGACTGCGCTCGAAGTGGATGAAATAGCGGCGAATGAGACCCATACCTTTGCATTTGATGCTGCTACTGCCTTTGGTGGGGTGGATTCGCTTCAGGAAAATACCGTGATCGAAGTGGGTGGTATCACCATCAGTCTGGCGGCGGGCATGACACAGGATGCCGTGGGTCAGGCGATTACAGCAGTTGAAGCTAATATTCTGGATGCCAACCCGGATGTAGAATCGGTTATCTATGATAATGCTTCTAACGAGGTAGTGGTTACCTACAAAGCAGAAGCTGGTGATGTAAATCCGGGTATCCTTGTCGATGCCAACGTCGGTGGCGGTGCAACCAATCCTATCTGGGATGGTACTCAGCCAACAATTAAGCAGGGTGATAACTCCTTTATGGGGGTTTACCGGATGTATGCCTACCTCAATGGCACTGAGCAGCTTGATATTGGTAAAGCGCTGGATCCGGGCGAAATAGGTACAGGTACTGAGCCGGGCCCGATTCTGATCAACTTTAACCCATCCAATGGTTTGCTGAACGGTATTAATGGGGAAACCTTTTCTGCCAGTGCGGTAGTGCCGACCATTACGATTACCGGTGCCGACCCTGCGGATTCCACGACGGTGATTGAGCTGGATGTGACCAACACCACGCAGTTTGCATCTGAATCGATTGTTAAATCCTCTGCTCAGGACGGTTATACCAAGGGTGACCTGATCGGTGTGAGCTTTAGTGAAACCGGTGAAATGGTTGCCAGCTTCTCTAACGGCCAGAACCAGGATCTGGGTGTGGTTGCGATTGCCACCTTCGAAAACCAGTCGGGTCTGCAGCCTGCGGGTGATACGGAGTGGATTTCAACGCTGACCTCAGGTGATGCGATTGTGAACCCGCCGGGAACCGGTCTGAACGGTACCCTGCGATCTGCAGCGCTGGAGCAGTCCAACGTGGATCTGTCAGCCGAGCTGGTAGCGTTGATTGAAGCGCAGCGTAACTTCCAGGCAAACTCGAAAACCATCGAGACCCAGAACACAGTGACACAGGCGATACTGCAGATCTAA
- a CDS encoding flagellar hook assembly protein FlgD encodes MSNVNGVNQNVFDQINRANQASSTAKSQSQEDSDMFMRLMIAQLQNQDPTSPADTTDFMQQIATMSQVESINQLNTSVNEMSQSMLASQAALQASSMVGRSVYIAGDTAEVGTALNPYAKGSFNLSSSASDMRIKVYNASGTLVDTMQLGSVTPGEHEFAWQMDFDEDGNPLQPAGDYTFVVERLDDGEYSAVNTNMSYRVNSVTLGENGIGMQVNTTAGTFDVSEVKQIGA; translated from the coding sequence ATGAGTAATGTAAATGGCGTAAACCAAAATGTCTTCGACCAGATAAATCGGGCCAACCAGGCTTCGAGTACGGCGAAAAGCCAGTCTCAGGAAGACAGCGATATGTTTATGCGCTTAATGATCGCGCAGTTGCAGAATCAGGATCCGACCAGTCCGGCGGATACCACTGACTTTATGCAGCAGATTGCGACCATGTCTCAGGTTGAGAGTATCAACCAGCTCAATACATCGGTGAATGAGATGTCCCAGTCAATGCTGGCCAGTCAGGCGGCATTGCAGGCTTCCTCTATGGTCGGGCGCTCCGTGTATATTGCGGGTGATACGGCGGAAGTGGGCACTGCCCTTAATCCTTATGCCAAGGGCTCTTTTAACCTGAGTTCCAGCGCCAGTGATATGCGGATCAAGGTTTATAACGCCAGCGGTACGCTGGTGGATACCATGCAACTGGGCTCAGTAACTCCGGGTGAGCATGAGTTTGCCTGGCAGATGGATTTTGACGAAGACGGCAATCCACTTCAGCCAGCAGGGGACTACACCTTTGTGGTTGAGCGACTGGATGACGGTGAATACAGCGCAGTCAATACCAACATGTCTTATCGGGTCAACAGTGTGACCCTGGGTGAGAACGGTATTGGTATGCAGGTGAATACGACGGCTGGCACATTCGATGTTAGCGAAGTGAAACAGATCGGCGCGTGA
- the flgG gene encoding flagellar basal-body rod protein FlgG → MHGALNVAKTGMTAQDTNLKVISNNLANVSTVGFKRDKLVFEDLMYQVRRQPGAQSAEEAQLPSGLQVGLGVRTVGSQKLFSTGSIEITDEAFDVAINGRGFIPVTLPNGDAAYTRNGQLHLNADGEVVTAEGYLLDPVINLPAEVTSFSISSDGVVEVTTPGDGTPTQIGQLQLADFVNPQGLQALGQNLFQESAASGAPVLSNPGENGTGIMVQGALEGSNVNAVQELVDMITTQRAYEMNSKVISTADEMLSFVSQQL, encoded by the coding sequence ATGCACGGTGCACTGAATGTAGCAAAAACAGGAATGACCGCTCAGGACACTAACCTGAAGGTGATTTCAAACAACCTGGCCAACGTCTCTACGGTCGGCTTTAAGCGTGACAAGCTGGTGTTCGAAGATCTGATGTATCAGGTTCGCCGCCAGCCGGGCGCGCAGAGTGCTGAAGAAGCGCAGTTACCCTCTGGCCTTCAGGTGGGTCTGGGTGTTCGGACCGTAGGCTCACAGAAGTTGTTCAGTACCGGTTCCATAGAGATTACCGATGAAGCCTTCGATGTGGCCATCAACGGTCGTGGTTTTATCCCGGTGACGCTGCCCAACGGTGATGCCGCTTACACGCGCAACGGTCAGTTGCATCTGAACGCGGATGGGGAAGTGGTGACTGCAGAAGGTTATCTGCTGGATCCGGTCATCAACTTACCTGCTGAGGTGACTTCGTTCTCCATCAGTAGTGATGGTGTGGTTGAAGTGACAACGCCGGGTGATGGCACACCCACTCAGATTGGTCAGTTGCAGTTGGCGGATTTTGTAAATCCCCAGGGCCTGCAGGCGCTGGGCCAGAACCTGTTTCAGGAAAGTGCTGCCAGTGGCGCACCTGTTCTGAGTAACCCCGGAGAAAACGGTACCGGCATTATGGTTCAGGGGGCGCTCGAAGGTTCCAATGTAAATGCGGTACAGGAGCTGGTTGACATGATTACCACCCAGCGTGCCTATGAGATGAACTCGAAAGTGATTTCGACAGCGGATGAGATGCTGTCCTTCGTTTCGCAGCAGCTCTAA
- a CDS encoding flagellar basal body rod protein FlgF, which translates to MDKVLFLAMTGARENMLAQQAHANNLANANTTGFKADLAQARAMQVFGEGHASRVYAQTERPATDVTSGTLIETERQLDVAVAGEGWFAVIRPDGTEGYTRAGSLQINAANQLVTGSGLPVMGNGGIPVILPPFDSVEIATDGTITVRPLGENAAELLVADQIKLVNPDPKTMFKGPDGLMTTGNPNPEQPDPNVRIRSGYLEASNVNAVSELTGIISSSRQFEMQIKMMKTAEENSESAASILKMS; encoded by the coding sequence ATGGATAAGGTTCTGTTTTTAGCAATGACCGGGGCGCGGGAAAATATGCTGGCGCAGCAGGCTCATGCCAACAACCTTGCAAATGCCAATACCACGGGGTTCAAAGCTGATCTGGCTCAAGCCCGCGCCATGCAAGTGTTTGGCGAGGGTCATGCTTCACGGGTTTATGCCCAGACGGAGCGTCCGGCCACCGACGTGACCAGCGGTACCCTGATAGAAACCGAGCGCCAGCTGGATGTGGCTGTGGCCGGAGAGGGCTGGTTTGCGGTGATCCGTCCGGATGGAACTGAAGGCTATACCCGTGCCGGTTCACTGCAGATTAATGCCGCCAATCAGTTGGTAACAGGCAGTGGTTTGCCGGTGATGGGCAATGGCGGCATTCCGGTTATTTTGCCGCCCTTTGACAGCGTTGAGATCGCCACAGATGGAACCATTACCGTGAGACCGCTGGGTGAAAATGCTGCGGAGTTGCTGGTGGCTGATCAGATTAAACTGGTGAATCCCGATCCGAAAACAATGTTTAAGGGGCCGGATGGTTTGATGACCACGGGTAACCCCAACCCGGAACAGCCTGACCCGAATGTAAGAATCCGTTCTGGCTATCTCGAAGCAAGTAATGTGAATGCGGTGAGTGAACTGACAGGCATTATCAGTTCATCCCGCCAGTTTGAGATGCAGATCAAAATGATGAAAACCGCCGAAGAAAATTCTGAATCGGCAGCTTCCATCCTGAAAATGAGTTAA
- the flgJ gene encoding flagellar assembly peptidoglycan hydrolase FlgJ yields MIKTGGGNAQLYSDLAELQKLKSKTRSNSDEGLHQAAQQFEQLFLNMLLRSMRDANAAFGDDNFMNSSQTKLYQSMFDNQISLEVASAKGIGLTDVLVRQLGGQTQPDSVELKPLNPESRQLSQAWDQAAAIAASALLAKAEGQENPPGINLTDEQKQTIQTVFEQQLETLSQQSQTRAEMPDRFSSPEEFVDTLAPLAEKVAAELGVDSRVLLAQAALETGWGKYMVRSADGSNSNNLFNIKADSRWAGARAQVSTLEYRNGIAQREQAAFRSYDSYEDSFRDYVDFLKNSPRYQMALESAGDPYEYVRHLQEAGYATDPQYAEKIKNIFDGELLASRSGSSKEG; encoded by the coding sequence ATGATTAAAACCGGCGGCGGCAACGCACAACTTTATTCAGACCTGGCGGAACTGCAGAAACTGAAGAGCAAAACCCGCTCGAACAGTGACGAAGGTCTGCATCAGGCGGCGCAGCAATTCGAGCAGCTTTTCCTGAATATGCTGTTGCGGTCGATGCGTGATGCGAATGCCGCTTTCGGTGACGATAACTTTATGAACAGCAGCCAGACCAAACTTTACCAGAGCATGTTCGACAACCAGATCTCACTGGAAGTCGCTTCGGCAAAAGGTATTGGTCTGACCGACGTGCTGGTACGCCAACTGGGAGGGCAGACTCAGCCCGATTCAGTCGAGCTTAAACCGCTGAACCCGGAGAGCCGTCAACTCAGTCAGGCCTGGGACCAGGCTGCAGCGATCGCCGCATCAGCGCTGCTGGCTAAAGCCGAGGGACAGGAAAATCCGCCGGGCATTAATTTGACCGACGAGCAGAAGCAGACCATCCAAACGGTTTTTGAACAGCAACTGGAAACCTTGTCACAGCAGTCACAGACCCGGGCTGAGATGCCGGATCGCTTTTCATCACCGGAAGAGTTTGTAGACACGCTGGCGCCACTGGCGGAAAAAGTGGCCGCTGAGCTGGGTGTGGATTCCCGGGTGCTTCTGGCGCAGGCAGCGCTGGAGACCGGTTGGGGTAAATATATGGTCCGCTCAGCGGACGGCAGTAACAGTAACAACCTGTTCAATATCAAAGCGGACAGTCGCTGGGCAGGAGCGCGCGCCCAGGTTTCTACCCTGGAATACCGTAACGGTATTGCTCAGCGCGAACAGGCGGCTTTCCGTAGTTATGACAGCTATGAAGATAGCTTCAGGGACTACGTCGATTTTCTGAAAAACAGCCCTCGTTATCAGATGGCACTGGAAAGTGCCGGCGATCCCTATGAATACGTTCGGCATCTGCAGGAGGCGGGTTATGCGACCGATCCTCAATATGCCGAGAAGATTAAAAATATTTTTGATGGTGAGCTGCTGGCCAGCCGCAGCGGTAGTTCTAAAGAGGGGTGA
- a CDS encoding flagellar basal body P-ring protein FlgI — protein MNKIILIIAALLFSVVAEAGRLKDMVSVSGVRSNQLVGYGLVVGLDGTGDKTSFTSQTFRNMLNNFGVAIPSDINPKSKNIAAVAIHAELPAFAKPGQAIDITVSAIGDAKSLRGGSLLMSPMKGADGQVYAIAQGNLVVSGFGVQGADGSRLSLNVPSVGRIPNGAMVERAVPSGFAQGDSLVLNLHRPDFTTSRRVAEQINHLLGPGMAASMDAASIRVRAPRDPNQRVSFLSVLENLNVEPARDAAKVVINSRTGTIIIGQDVSVSPVAITHGGLTVAITEDLDVDQPDPLAGGATVVTPRTGIEVDEGSGHMFEFSPGASLSDIVEAVNQVGAAPGDLMAILEALKQAGALKAELVVI, from the coding sequence ATGAATAAGATAATCCTGATAATCGCGGCCCTCCTGTTCAGCGTTGTCGCTGAAGCCGGAAGACTGAAAGATATGGTGAGTGTGTCTGGTGTTCGCTCCAACCAGCTTGTGGGTTATGGATTGGTGGTCGGGCTGGATGGCACCGGGGATAAGACCTCATTCACCTCTCAGACATTCCGCAACATGCTGAACAATTTCGGTGTGGCAATTCCGTCGGATATTAATCCGAAATCCAAGAATATTGCCGCGGTGGCGATCCATGCAGAGCTGCCTGCATTTGCTAAACCCGGTCAGGCGATTGATATCACGGTGTCTGCAATCGGTGATGCGAAAAGTCTGCGTGGCGGCAGCCTGCTGATGTCTCCTATGAAAGGTGCCGATGGTCAGGTTTATGCCATTGCTCAGGGTAATCTGGTGGTTTCCGGGTTTGGCGTACAGGGTGCTGATGGTTCGCGTTTGTCACTCAATGTACCCAGCGTAGGCCGTATTCCTAATGGCGCCATGGTTGAGCGGGCGGTACCGAGCGGTTTTGCTCAGGGTGACAGTCTGGTACTGAATCTGCACCGCCCTGATTTTACCACTTCACGGCGTGTAGCTGAGCAGATCAATCATCTGCTGGGGCCGGGTATGGCAGCTTCCATGGATGCCGCTTCGATTCGAGTGCGGGCGCCGCGGGATCCGAATCAGCGGGTTTCGTTTCTCTCTGTACTGGAAAACCTGAATGTTGAACCGGCCCGTGATGCGGCGAAAGTGGTGATCAATTCGCGCACAGGCACCATCATTATCGGTCAGGATGTCAGTGTATCACCGGTGGCGATTACCCACGGTGGCCTGACCGTTGCGATTACCGAAGATCTGGATGTCGATCAGCCAGATCCATTGGCTGGGGGCGCGACCGTAGTCACACCGCGTACCGGCATTGAAGTGGATGAAGGCTCCGGGCATATGTTTGAGTTTTCTCCGGGGGCGAGCCTAAGTGACATCGTTGAAGCGGTCAATCAGGTGGGCGCAGCACCGGGTGATCTGATGGCCATACTCGAAGCGCTGAAACAGGCCGGCGCCCTGAAAGCGGAACTGGTGGTGATCTGA